AGAATCTACTTCTCCTGGCTGTTCAATTTTAATGGCATTTTCATTTAAAAATGAACGATCTAATCCTCTGGCTTCATTTCCAAATACCAATGCATATTTACTTTCTTTTAGTTCTAAACTTTTTAAACCACGATTTGTTTGTAACATAAAAGGATAAAATTTGCGAGGATAAGCTTTTAAATACTCTTCGAATGATGAAAATGTTTGCTGCCTAACAAAAAATGCCGAGCCCATTGAAGAACGAATGACCTTTGGATTATATCTATCTGCAGCTGGTGTAATTATTGCTAAATCTTTAAAAGAAAAAGCAGCCATAGATCTCATAATATTTCCTAAATTTCCTTGATCAGAAGGATTGACTAAAACTACATGGGGGTTATTTTCATCAAGCTTTTCCTGATATTTTTTAAAAATAACCGCAACATGATCATTATCTTTCTCGGCTATTTTTCTAAATTCTTTTTCATTAGTCAAAAATGGTATATCTTCTAGCATACTTTTTAATTTAAAATACCCTTCCGAAGATAAAGCTTCTTCAGCTATTAACACTTTTTGAATCGCTTCTTTATGATATTTTACAAGTTCAAAGCTTGGATAAAATCCTAATGTATACGAATAATCATAATCTTTTTTGTATGGTTTAATCATATTTTTTATTTTTTTGTATAAGAAATTTTAATTTGACCACACTTGTTCTTGAGGTGATAAAAATGAAAAATCCATTTAAAAATATTAGTCCTGAAGTTAAAGGTGCTCTTCTTGTTTCTTCTT
The Firmicutes bacterium CAG:345 DNA segment above includes these coding regions:
- a CDS encoding trmH family RNA methyltransferase (product inferred by homology to UniProt), translated to MIKPYKKDYDYSYTLGFYPSFELVKYHKEAIQKVLIAEEALSSEGYFKLKSMLEDIPFLTNEKEFRKIAEKDNDHVAVIFKKYQEKLDENNPHVVLVNPSDQGNLGNIMRSMAAFSFKDLAIITPAADRYNPKVIRSSMGSAFFVRQQTFSSFEEYLKAYPRKFYPFMLQTNRGLKSLELKESKYALVFGNEARGLDRSFLNENAIKIEQPGEVDSLNLPTAVAIALYEAGLKRS